CTGCGGCGCGGCTGGTTCATCATGTTTTTCCACTGTACTAGTACAAGTAGTACAGTAACACCGTGTATGTGCCGGCGTCAACCACCATGACGTCAGCGAACCGGCGCCACCGCGTTCTGAATGTGCGCCCGCAGCCACTGGTGCGCAGGATCGCGGTGCGCGCGTTCGTGCCACAGCATCGCCATCTCGTAGCCAGGTACCTCGATCGGCGGGGCGACGGTTTTCAAGGCGCGGTTGCCGCATACCAGCCGCTCCGGCACCATCGCCACCAGGTCGGTGGCAGCCAGTGCCGCGATCATGAACAGGAAGTGCGGTACCGACAGCGCCACCCGGCGGGTCAGGCCCGCTTGCGCCAGCGCTTCGTCGGTGACGCCGTAGAAGCCGCCGCCGTTGTTCGAGACCAGCACATGTTCGAGCGTGCAGAATTGCCTGAGCGTGGGTTTGCGCTGCAGGCGCGGGTGGTCCACCCGGCCCGCCAGTACATAGCGCTCGGCAAACAGCGTGCGGCGGCGCAGGCCCGGCGGCGCACCGGCGCTGGTGTGGAAGGCCAGGTCGATCTCGCCCTGTTCGGCCTGGCGGGTGATCCGGTCAGGCGCCAGTTCCAGCACCGCCAGCCGGGTGCCAGGCGCCTGCTGGCGCAGGCTTGCCAGTGCGGGCAGCACGATGGTCGATTCGCCGTAGTCGGTGGCGGCCACGCGCCAGGTATTGGTGGCGCTGGCGGGATCGAAGGCGCTGGCCGGCGCCACCGCCTGTCCCAGCGCGTCGAGGGCGAGACGCAGCGGCTCGCGCAACTGCTCGCCGCGCGCAGTGGGCTTCATGCCGCGCGGGCCGGGCAGCAGCAGCGGATCGCCGAAGATGTCGCGCAGCCTGGCCAGGTGTACGCTCACCGACGGCTGCGACAGGTTCAGCCGCTGCGCCGCGCGCGTGACATTATGCTCGGCCAGCAGCACGTCCAGCG
This is a stretch of genomic DNA from Duganella zoogloeoides. It encodes these proteins:
- a CDS encoding LysR family transcriptional regulator encodes the protein MLNLRRLDLNLLVTLDVLLAEHNVTRAAQRLNLSQPSVSVHLARLRDIFGDPLLLPGPRGMKPTARGEQLREPLRLALDALGQAVAPASAFDPASATNTWRVAATDYGESTIVLPALASLRQQAPGTRLAVLELAPDRITRQAEQGEIDLAFHTSAGAPPGLRRRTLFAERYVLAGRVDHPRLQRKPTLRQFCTLEHVLVSNNGGGFYGVTDEALAQAGLTRRVALSVPHFLFMIAALAATDLVAMVPERLVCGNRALKTVAPPIEVPGYEMAMLWHERAHRDPAHQWLRAHIQNAVAPVR